In Grus americana isolate bGruAme1 unplaced genomic scaffold, bGruAme1.mat scaffold_688, whole genome shotgun sequence, the sequence gacatttctaccaCTTGCGAGTAAGATATGACTCTCAGTTATGCCTGGCAGCACATCAAAATGATtcgttccccagctgctgctgacattttaaaacaaaagcgcGCTTCTACAACGCTCTAAGCTTAATATGCTCCTCCGAAAGATTGCTCATCTGAACTCCCCTGTTGTCGTTTGCTCCCTGTGTCATCATTAAGCCAGGAGACCATCTTGCCACGCTGCCTGACGTTGTTCCAAACCAATGCCTTCACAAGGCATTTGGAATTGGAGCTTCTCCCcgtacctgcagcccagagcgcGTTGGGGATGGggttgtctcctgcagccccttaccttcagcctgtgctccttcctGTTCACGATAAGAGCCGTGATCTGCTGGTCCATGAATATCAAgatggtgcaaagcagagctgggatgagcgCAGCCACCACCGTCCACCAAGGGTTGGGTCCTGTGGGGCTGATGAACCACCCGCGGTCGTCTCTGGTAGGCTGCAACAAAGCACACACATCAGCCTcgtctcccagcccagctactTCACCGGCTTGGATtgtcccctccatccccgtgtcacagcatctcccagccctggtttcacgtcaccccggggctcagcagtgccagcatcctctttgcaagcacctgtagctatttctcctgcaggtacctagttttggggctgtcttctcatttccaggaggaaacgatgcacttggaggtggaggaggagatggtcacaccaccagcatctcctccagactcagccctgtcctgccccggTGAAACCCGCTCCGTGCCACAACACCCCCCCTACCTTGAACGTATGGGGGATGTGGAGCTTCGGTGACGGGATCCCAGTCATGAAGTCAATGAGCACCATGATGACGatggtgaggaaaacagcaaagtcacttATTGTGGACCGCACCTGGGGCaagaaaccagagctgaaaggggcaTCGCAAAGGGGGCCGCAacatgagatggaaaaatgagagacatcAACAACATTAAGGCTGGTTAACAAAATCCCACCACTCTGAGGACATGCAGCCAAATCCCTTGGTTAGctactgttgctgtgcttgtctctgtgagagctggtgtcagacaataaaaaaaaaagagtttaattagGTGGAAGAGGGTTGTTTGAATTCAaaccttaagtaaaaaaaaaaattaaaaaataaggaagcagatGGCTGCCACTGCAGCCACGCTCACAGCTAAAATGGGAATAAGGCGCACTGAGGCATCGTATGttcctcaaaaggaagaaaaagtgtcttttcctaTGGCAGCTCCTCATTTGAACCAACTTTCCCCTTGAGCATAATGcacagaaggttaaaaaaaaaaaaaataaaaaaaaggcaaataaaccccCACAACTTTGGAAGAcctcttttcccactgcctgaGCAAAATATCGCTCGGGGGCAGGTCGCGAGGCAGGTGGGAAACGCCACGGTCGTTTAGCACTCATGGAAACGAGGGAGGGACatccaagctgctggagagtttgGCCTTCAAGGTCAATGTTTCCCAGCTTGACCAAGCGGTGGCAAATACTGCTTAGCGCTCCgggaaagccattttgggaaatgagtgtggagactgctgccggcCACCATCTTCTACCTACTCTGGTTGGGAAGTAAcggctgcttttaaacttcttcaaGAAGCTCGACAGGACaaaggtggagaagaagaggatgcaGCACCAGAAGAGGACATTAGGCGCGTAGGGGCCATTGCGTCCACAGGCAGGTCCGTGAAACTCTCCATGCAAATACCGAcattcctggagaaacagagcgTCAGGACACAAAGGTAGTGCACGTGCGGCAAGGAAACCTGGGATAACTCGGGGCTTTTGAGGATCTTGGTCCAAGATCCATGACcttgtaactgctgctgctgctgctgacggagatttatattgaatgagcagcagctgaacaagtgaCACATCGAACCGCACAGAGGAGAGCGGAGAGGCGAGATGTGATGGGACACCATATCACAGACCCATGGCACATCCTCCGCTCGAATGGCAGGCAACCGTGGCTGAAGAAGACgccaagaggggaaggaaacactggaagttcttggggatagagaaagagggagcagggaaggagggctaaGACAGCCgcggaaggaaaggagaagagacgaATCGTCCCTTCCCAGcgaagggctcccaggacacggCCAAGAGGGGATGAAGATGTCCTGAAGAGCCTCCCATCCTATGCCTgggctttgcttccagcaacagcagcccgagaggctgctcagacgtgcaaatttatgcatggacctacagacagtgctgagtaagcaagcaaggactggagttcttaGGAACCAAGTAAGGAAGCTAAGGACTACCTTCAAGCAGGAACTTAAGTCCTCCAACTTCTACAAGAATCAAACCACCCACTTAACCTTGCTCCTGGTCAGAAAAATTGTCCTGCGACAGGGTCAAGGAGGACAGTTATTACCCACGATGTTGGGGGGACAAGGTggactctccttcccaggaccaAGCGGGTTAAAACCACACGTTAGAtttaaagaatgcctttgcagagcagcactagcACAGTCTGAAGCCCCTCATCACCCGAAGGGCtctgacttttgcaaaatgtgaacgCCCCTGGACCCCGCGGCCGCGGAAGTAGTGGCTTGGGGCACTTACAGTCACCGTGAGGTTTTCCCAGGCGATGCCAGACACGTTGATCTTGTTGCTCTCCCAGAAACGCAGGGTTGCGTTGCTGGGATGGCTTGGTGCCTCACActtacagctgggaggagaaaagccaagacgagggtgagggaaaggcaatggaggtgcagccctgagctcctgccaaggggcagcagccttttaggaggaaaagaaaaactcactaGTAGACGGTGAGGAAGTCgagcttgctgtgcatgtgcacagggTAGGTCTCTCGCAGGtgactcagcttctccagagcctcgtagatgaagatgatgcagatgaggGAGGCGAAGGCTTCTTCGGTGAAGCGGGTGATGTAGCACACCAAACAGCTGGCGTCGGTGGCCACCAGCACTATGCAGAAGAAGGCAGTCCACAGCCCGATGCAGGCCCGCAGAGAGAGATAGGAGAGCGCGTACTCCCtgggaaaccaaaataaaacaaaggctGGAAAGGCCAGGAAGAGGCGCCGAGCCGTGCCTTCCTTCGGGGAAAATCACGAGCAATTTAGGAGCACGTCAAGGCTGCAGGTGGTAAATGCACTTTCCATGTCCTACTACAGacagccttggggctgcggtgcagggtgcggacctgcaggaggagaggccaattatttcatgattgttatttaacaattaGCTTGTGTTAAGGCCTTGGAGGCTAATTGAGGTCAGGGCCCTTTGTGGAAGGTGGTGTCCTCCCACATCACCCCCATGCCCTAACACCAAAACCCCGGCTGATTTTGCACCCAGTCACCTGCTACCagcaagctggggctgaagaataaattgaattgcAATCAGGGTGTCTCATCTCACATCAAACTCATCACAACACaaggatccccatccttatggcttctcctcttcctgcttcattttaaccctaaaacccccaaacaacctcaTCCATCCTTCAGAGACCAAGGGCTCTTGCACCATCACATACTAAAGCAGCAGCGTGCAACGTCTgcgacacagaaaacaactgaaatctaacaactctcactgagaaaaagacaagaaaaacctcttttctCCACCAGTGCCTCCTGAAGGCTCTCGCGGCACTCGGCCGCGGCAGCCGGCCttacttgcagaatttgtaGAGGATCTTTTCGAACACGAGGACGGGTCCAGTGCTGCCAAGGATGGTGAGAGGTTGGCCAGCAAAGAGGGAATACACCACGCCGGTCATGGATGCGCCCAGCAGTGACTCCATGGCACTctgtccagggaagaggcagcggcgaggaaataaatcaatgggaaaaagaagaaaaaacccaaagcaaattcactgcagcgaagattttgcatgagttttgcGCTCCCCCACGCCACCCAAGAGAGGTGCTCACGATGTGGCCGTCGGTCGCCTCCCCCAGCAGTCCCCCGAAGGTGATGACAGGGGacatgcaggcacagaagaggaagaggaaggacgccAGACACTGCAGGCTCAGACCATCCCGAAAGTCGCTCCAGAACCACGGGGCTTTGCGCTTCACGTCCAGGATCAAACCTCCAAagagcctggaggaaggaaaaacaaatagactgtttccctgcaagaccacacagagggggttttgctgcagaaggacaagccCAAGCAGACAGTAACCTTCATTGCTaaccagcagcagtctcctTCGGCCGTTTTATACCCGgcagaaaccaagcaagcacaaaaaacccctccaacaaaaagaaaaaggaccaaacctgaaagcccatcccctcttactgcaactgtcccttgcttggagaagcagcagagctctccctggaggtatttacacagctgcttccaccccaaatcaagaaaatctgtctgcagtggtgctgtggctgagcccagctgcccagatctcacctgcccagcccaggggaccgAGCTGGTAATGTGAAGCCCCTTCACTGAACCAACTAACCCCAGAAAACTGCTACAAGGGAAGGTGCACGCTCCGATtctagaggcaaagagaaaaaaaaaaaacaaacaacaaaccccacaaactattAAAGCTCACACCTTCCCGTGCGCTCCAGTTCAGgaccactgtgtttctctggcttgctgtgagaagcactgtcatcgagagctcctggcatcttcctttttccctgttaaaaaggaaataagccaaAGCTATGGATTCGTAACCACTGGCTTGTTGGGCTTCTGGTCTGGGTATGTGACTGCGTCAAACTGGGACCTGGTGAATCTGGGTCCCAGAACAGCatccccggccggccggccgccggcctgcccgtccccctcgcgcctccctccgccgcagcacccacctgcgaAGGGACGTTTTTCGGGGGCTCGATTCGGATCGATGGATCCCATTCTCCTGGCGGCAAGACCGTGACCTGATCCAGAAACTCGTCGATGCCGGCCACGAGGTCAGCCCGGTTCTCGGCTTTATAGGCAACGTCACGGAAAACCTGCCGACAGGAGACAACCTGCTCAGAGGACAACCCATCTCCGATGTCCTAAGCACTACAGTAAGCTCCTGGCTAAATGCAagatcattttccccaaatttcctgcttgtaatggcaggaaatattcccccaaatggaaaaatctgtccatcACAGTACTTGTAATCATCTCCTCCACGAGGTCCCCATCCCTCATGGCACACCATACCCTTTTGCTTAAAGCGGGGAAGTTTCACTGGCCCTGGCAACGCCaccactggggacagggtgctggggaccccggggaggTGCAGGATGCACACCGGGTGGGATTTCAACCTCCAAGAGGTGGGGTGATACAAATCCGTGCGTTTGCTTCGGCGTGTGAACGAGGGGTGGGCTAtctggagaggtgtgggcagttgggaagcaaatcctcttcctcactactgcagagagctgaagaaaaccaaaaatgacccgGAATTCTCTCTTCTCGCACCTCATCCGTCATGATAGTAGCCATGGACCTGCCGATCTCATGGTACTgatgggctttgccttctggtccaagcaaaacaaacaggaacctgggcaagaaaaacacaatgagCGAGAAGAACGTGTCCTTGCTCAAAGGACACCCAAGGAAATccctgggagcccccagccccgagcgcaGCTCCAGAGGGGACACGTAGGCTCACCGACTCCGCCAGGAATTTGAAATTCACCAAAACCgatggcaaatttaatttttgggccaattttcattaaaattggccaaggggtttgaaagacacagcagggaagggatgcgaGTGGGAGAAATGTCCTCGCTCCCCCTGGCCTTGTTCCCTTGGGACGCCAAACTGATGCATGCACCTTGATGTTCTTTcgttgggtgggggttttttgaaataaaatctttgtgcttctcCTTCAGACCTTGTTGGGATGGGAACTTCCGTCATGCCCGAGAGGAGGACAGCCGGGGTCAGGCGGACAAATGCCACGATGGGCTGGCAAAGGAAATCCAGCTCTCCTACGAGCACGTTGGATGCTTCAGCCCCGGTgggaattttcttcatgaaatgcagctgcgcCTAGGCACAACAAGCGATATTCAGGCAAataccccaaaagcaaagccctcagCACTCTGCAGCCAAATTTGCAAGACCAAATCTGGCCCTAAAGGCATAAGATAGCTACGAGCGTCTCACCTTGCTTAAGTCCATCGCATTGCTCTCATGGTTCACCCcatttttagcttctgcagTGGTAGGAGAAGGATGCGGAGTGAGTGTTTGGgctggtaggaaaaagaaagacactcagaaagacggacaaggagcaattgggatgcttctcctctgccaggacaaGTCGAATGggaccagagccctgcaggaacCCTCACCTGGCTTGTCAAGGAGGTGCAGGTCTGACTGCTTCTTGCTCACATCAGCAAACGAGCGGACGATGGGAagaaggttgtttcttttcttctcattctgatgGTGATGCTTCTTCAGTAGGACTTCTCGAACTTTTGCCCGCACGTGCTCGTCAAACTCCGTGGACCGGTCTTGCGGGCCCAGGATCATATCTGGGGATGGCAAAGAGAAACGAAGCCGTCAGAGCAGAAACCCCCCCAGGTCCCAACCCCCGAAGCCCCCAGGGGAAGGCTGTGCCACGCAGGATCCCCTGACACAGGCCCAGCCTTGCttagcaagacattttaatacagttcagcctttgcagcgaaagcaagaagtttcttttgctaaaaaaacACGAGCAAAGTGCTTATTCATCACTTTGCtaagataattatttcccattcgaaataatgcaattttcttgccccgtctggcctttctgtctgactctacacatttaaaaaaaaaagctggaaaaaacacaccagaaaaagctggtgtgactgttgcacgcccagcctgcatccaaaaccaacttaaaaacacagcggggtttctggaaaaggacGCGCCGTTGGGGCAGGGTTTGATTCGGGAGCGGAGGGCACCGCGGTAAACCGAGCTCGGCCGTTCCCGCAGAGACGCGCCGCGCGCGGTACCTGCAATCTCTTCGATGCTGTTGGCACAAATGTCCAGCAGCACCGTCCCGTTGATGATGCAACTcctcagctcagagaggctgtgcaaggacagcGTGGCCACGTAGGGCTTGCTCCAGCGCTCGCCACCGTTTTCCACGTCCTCCTCAAACTTCAGCCACCTGCGGACATCAGGCGCAATCAGCCCCATTgcgaggaaacggcctcagctCCGCAACCCCTTTAACAGAGCTACAGGGCGGCGAGAGAAGGCTCCTCGCATCGGcacctgcaaaagctttgcCAAAGTCCCGGAGAGCGGAAAGCAGAGCCCGCGGGCACTGCCGGCGAGGGGACTCCTCTCCCACcgcggccggcagcggggattTACCTTGCCGTTTCCTTCCACTCGGCATCTTCACCCTCTTTCACGCAGATCTCATCCAGCTCGGTGAACAAGTCATGGGGAACGTGCTGCTCGTCCTCCTCGGTCCCGAGGATGAACTGCACTCGCTGGGACGGAGTGTCTgggggcagaaggcaaagccccgtCCCGTTACCGTGCCCGAATACGGCCCGTCACGCTCATAGGCAAAGCGGGCATCGATCGGCACCATAAACATCGGGctggcccctctgccctggctctgtccaggcttgcacagagccccagagaaggagaagcatctAATCCACCTCTGCATAAGGATGGGcatcttcccttccccacagttccatttttaaagccaggatcCCTCTGAGGAAGGCGAGCCTAAATCCTTTATGCAtttaactgtcttaaaaaaaaataaaaaaaaaaaaaaaagagaagaaagaggaaagtttgggaaaagagagagggtccTGCTAAATGATGCCGCTTTCCCTCGGAGGAA encodes:
- the LOC129200921 gene encoding electroneutral sodium bicarbonate exchanger 1-like, with translation MPLVRQSHRHHRPHSQKHREEEREKDSAPTEQGYHCKSRHTPSQRVQFILGTEEDEQHVPHDLFTELDEICVKEGEDAEWKETARWLKFEEDVENGGERWSKPYVATLSLHSLSELRSCIINGTVLLDICANSIEEIADMILGPQDRSTEFDEHVRAKVREVLLKKHHHQNEKKRNNLLPIVRSFADVSKKQSDLHLLDKPAQTLTPHPSPTTAEAKNGVNHESNAMDLSKAQLHFMKKIPTGAEASNVLVGELDFLCQPIVAFVRLTPAVLLSGMTEVPIPTRFLFVLLGPEGKAHQYHEIGRSMATIMTDEVFRDVAYKAENRADLVAGIDEFLDQVTVLPPGEWDPSIRIEPPKNVPSQGKRKMPGALDDSASHSKPEKHSGPELERTGRLFGGLILDVKRKAPWFWSDFRDGLSLQCLASFLFLFCACMSPVITFGGLLGEATDGHISAMESLLGASMTGVVYSLFAGQPLTILGSTGPVLVFEKILYKFCKEYALSYLSLRACIGLWTAFFCIVLVATDASCLVCYITRFTEEAFASLICIIFIYEALEKLSHLRETYPVHMHSKLDFLTVYYCKCEAPSHPSNATLRFWESNKINVSGIAWENLTVTECRYLHGEFHGPACGRNGPYAPNVLFWCCILFFSTFVLSSFLKKFKSSRYFPTRVRSTISDFAVFLTIVIMVLIDFMTGIPSPKLHIPHTFKPTRDDRGWFISPTGPNPWWTVVAALIPALLCTILIFMDQQITALIVNRKEHRLKKGCGYHLDLFMVAVMLGVCSVMGLPWFVAATVLSITHVNSLKVESGCSAPGEQPKFLGIREQRVTGLMIFVLMGCSVFFTSVLKFIPMPVLYGVFLYMGVSSLRGIQFFDRLKLFGMPAKHQPDFIYLRHVPLRKVHCFTMIQLICLVLLWAIKVSRAAIIFPMMVLALVFVRKVMDFCFSKRELSFLDDLMPESKQKKLDDAKNEAEEEEESQKVMEAAAANWVQLKVGKTSDLDIPQQSSDRTDPSEINIWDEMSKTTVWKTLPMNTETV